A window of the Acidithiobacillus thiooxidans ATCC 19377 genome harbors these coding sequences:
- a CDS encoding DUF2282 domain-containing protein gives MNSTNNDHHLSKQLIMAGMLALAGTVGATTPAFASHAPWVKCYGIARAHKNDCATTTHSCAGQSIHNGGKYSFLLIPQGLCQKIVGGSLTPGK, from the coding sequence ATGAATTCCACAAATAACGATCATCATCTGTCTAAGCAACTGATTATGGCTGGTATGCTGGCCCTTGCCGGGACTGTCGGGGCGACAACTCCGGCATTCGCCAGTCATGCCCCTTGGGTCAAATGTTATGGTATTGCCCGAGCGCACAAGAATGATTGTGCCACCACCACCCATTCCTGTGCAGGCCAATCTATCCATAATGGGGGCAAATATTCCTTCCTACTGATCCCTCAAGGGCTGTGCCAAAAAATAGTCGGAGGTAGTCTGACGCCTGGCAAATAA
- a CDS encoding DoxX family protein, with product MWAAYLGTGIEIFFPILLALGLAGRFAAGFLFIYNIITVLSYPQMGVAGMMDQVPWAIFLLFTTVYGPSLFSLDYGLSRIWKSTPPAVHKSV from the coding sequence GTGTGGGCAGCCTATCTGGGTACGGGCATTGAAATCTTTTTTCCCATACTGTTGGCGTTGGGTCTGGCGGGTCGTTTTGCTGCCGGTTTTTTATTCATCTACAATATCATTACGGTGCTTTCTTATCCGCAAATGGGTGTTGCTGGAATGATGGATCAGGTGCCTTGGGCCATTTTCCTGCTTTTTACGACGGTTTATGGTCCTAGCCTCTTTTCTTTGGATTATGGTTTGAGTCGTATCTGGAAAAGTACGCCACCTGCCGTCCATAAATCTGTCTGA
- a CDS encoding DUF2282 domain-containing protein has protein sequence MSKEMTNRKHTFQRALLAGAVAMAGVGFAGTAMAGMMPQGYVKCYGIARAHQNQCMSIGGITRGSAKTNGNPDAWLAVPKGVCLKIVGGSLTPGKTPTKTPAKK, from the coding sequence ATGAGTAAGGAAATGACAAATCGCAAACATACGTTCCAGCGTGCACTGCTTGCTGGGGCTGTCGCTATGGCTGGAGTGGGTTTTGCCGGGACTGCGATGGCGGGGATGATGCCACAGGGCTATGTCAAGTGTTACGGCATTGCCCGTGCTCATCAAAACCAGTGTATGTCCATAGGTGGTATTACGCGCGGTTCCGCAAAAACCAATGGTAACCCCGATGCCTGGTTGGCCGTACCGAAAGGGGTTTGCCTGAAAATCGTGGGTGGCAGCCTGACCCCCGGAAAGACCCCCACTAAAACCCCTGCTAAGAAATAA
- a CDS encoding DUF692 domain-containing protein, translating to MIQDTTAIHTGALSREIPVAAGIGLRACHYRDFQNGKPPTAWVEAHSENLFAAGGLPHRVMHQVRSHYPVSLHGVGLSLGSADPLNKEHLQQLQQVISRYEPGLISEHLCWVSSEGRYLHDLLPIPYTEGMLQHVSDRIDQVQNVLQRQILIENVSAYLHFADNQMAEWAFLNALVGRTGCGLLLDINNLYVNSRNLGINSDEYLVNLQANAIHEIHLAGFSIETALGQEVFIDTHSQAVWPEVWTLYRRALQIIGRPIPTLIEWDTNIPPLAILLEEAQKAQHILEGIHA from the coding sequence ATGATCCAGGACACTACAGCAATTCACACTGGTGCCTTATCCAGGGAGATCCCAGTAGCTGCAGGGATTGGCCTACGTGCCTGCCATTATCGCGATTTCCAAAACGGCAAACCGCCAACGGCCTGGGTCGAGGCGCATAGTGAAAACCTGTTTGCTGCGGGTGGCTTGCCTCATAGAGTGATGCACCAGGTGCGCAGTCATTATCCCGTGAGTCTGCATGGCGTCGGTCTGTCTCTGGGAAGTGCGGACCCGTTGAATAAGGAACACCTCCAACAACTGCAGCAAGTGATCAGCCGTTATGAACCGGGACTGATTTCCGAACATCTCTGCTGGGTGTCATCGGAAGGACGCTATCTGCACGATTTATTACCCATACCGTATACCGAAGGCATGCTGCAGCATGTCAGTGATCGGATTGACCAGGTGCAGAATGTTCTGCAGCGCCAAATCCTGATCGAGAATGTTTCGGCCTATCTGCATTTTGCCGACAATCAGATGGCAGAATGGGCTTTTTTGAATGCCCTGGTAGGACGTACGGGGTGCGGGTTATTGCTGGATATCAACAATCTGTACGTCAACAGCCGGAATCTCGGAATAAATAGTGATGAGTATTTGGTAAATCTCCAAGCCAATGCCATCCATGAGATTCATTTGGCAGGATTTTCGATAGAAACTGCTTTAGGTCAGGAAGTGTTCATCGATACGCACAGCCAGGCAGTCTGGCCCGAAGTCTGGACGCTTTATCGACGGGCCCTGCAGATTATCGGCCGCCCAATCCCCACACTTATTGAATGGGATACGAACATTCCGCCACTTGCTATTCTGCTGGAGGAAGCTCAAAAAGCACAGCATATTTTGGAGGGGATCCATGCATGA